The proteins below are encoded in one region of Phaseolus vulgaris cultivar G19833 chromosome 1, P. vulgaris v2.0, whole genome shotgun sequence:
- the LOC137814744 gene encoding pectinesterase inhibitor 6-like, which yields MIIVAHPMFLLLLFLSLLSSTGQMVSAKGKDNVREACSVTRYQSLCVHSLSHFSNTAGRSPSKWARAGVSVSIGEVKNVKAYIAELKRHGHMKGRNKIALSDCAESFAYALDELHRSLGVLRRLSKTTFSTQMGDLNTWISAALTDEETCLEGFEGENEKHVKVLQNRVQNVSYITSNALALVNKLATTGLGRINDP from the coding sequence ATGATTATTGTAGCACATCCTATGTTTCTGCTTCTATTGTTTCTTTCACTCCTATCAAGCACTGGCCAAATGGTATCTGCAAAAGGGAAGGACAATGTTAGAGAGGCTTGCAGTGTGACAAGGTACCAAAGCCTTTGCGTTCACTCTCTATCACATTTCTCCAACACTGCCGGAAGAAGCCCTAGCAAGTGGGCACGTGCTGGAGTCTCAGTGTCCATTGGGGAGGTTAAGAATGTTAAAGCGTATATTGCAGAATTGAAGAGGCATGGACACATGAAGGGAAGAAACAAAATTGCCCTTTCAGATTGTGCTGAATCTTTTGCCTATGCCCTTGACGAGCTTCACAGATCACTTGGTGTACTTCGGAGGCTAAGCAAAACCACGTTTAGCACCCAAATGGGAGACCTCAACACGTGGATCAGTGCAGCACTCACCGATGAAGAAACTTGTCTGGAAGGGTTTGAAGGAGAAAATGAGAAGCATGTTAAAGTGCTGCAAAACCGGGTTCAGAATGTGTCTTACATCACCAGCAACGCTCTAGCCCTTGTCAACAAACTTGCCACCACAGGTCTGGGAAGAATCAACGATCCATAG